The window ACTTATCTACTCAAGATATATcctttgtttttttatttgattaatcCCACATTTTAAcacgacaaaatgtggaaaaagtaaaagagtgtgaatactttctgaaggcactgtattgttTCATCCCCATCATCAAAATCCACACAGAAAGAAATGATATGAAGTTATTATTCTGCAATCCAGAATACCATTTATGTCCATAATTTATTGATTCTCCATTCAGACAGTAGTTTATGTCAAATCACATTCAAACACTCTGAGCACGTCTGTTTTTTTGGCAAGCTGTTGAGCAGTGGTGCCCGAGGCATCCACCATGTCTACTAGTCCCAGCTGTAGGAGTGTCCTGACCGCTTCTGCATGCTGCCCTATGCACGCCATATGAAGAGCTGGGGGaagcacagagagacacaggcaGTAGATTAATGAATCAATGTTAGATACTTGCTGGCGCAGAGAtctgcacagtgcacacacagggtagaggtcttcacgggtccaACTGACCCAAAATTCAGAGATCCAACCCAGGACCCAAATTTTTGTCTCAGATCTGGGTCGGGTCTGATATAATTGCCACGGGTCTCGGGTGGATCCGTCCTCTGCTAATTTAATGTGTGTCAGGTGATGAGAACTGAATGAGCTTGTAGCTTATGTCCAGCGGAAACTGGTTACCCCTGCTCACCTCACACGCGAAAGGAGTGAAAAGAGCCTTGAACTAGGCTACTGTTGATTGCTAAGATGGAGGCCTTTTTCATGAAAGTAAAACGAAAGTTAGAGGAGAAATAGTATAGTGAAAAGAAGGCGACAAGGGGAATGTCCTCAGGGACAAGTTTTAATATTGTAGTGGACAAAGATGAGAAGACCAAATGGACTGAGTGCAACTCGCAAGTCAGGTTTGATGCAATTTATGaacttgtatttatttattttcatatttattattattattgtatatcATTATTATTTTTGTAGGCCTGTTTAGGAATCTAAACCAGTTCTTTAAATATgcaaaaagtgttttgtttcattaTGTTGAGACATTTTTGTTGGCTAAATTAAGTTAACTGTCTTTTTTAACTTTGTACTCCGTATTTAGTTTAACATAGGTTAaaagtaggcctgttgtaaaataAATAGCTTTAGCCTATTGCTGTCATTTGATGGGTAGTTGCTACAATATAGGCCTAGTCTGTTCAAAACGTTTGTAAAGGTTTAAACCAGTTCTTTAAATATGCAATAAGTGGTTTTTTTGTTGGCCAAATTAAGTTCCATCTGACAAGTATAAAGAAATGCATGTCGGTGTTGGGAACATGGCGCCAGCAtacctctatctttctctcttggGCTAGGCCCAAGCTTTTCTtcctttatatatatttttataatatCATATAGTGGACGTCTAGGCCTGTATGCATGCAATGCCCTGGTGCATTTAGCTCTCAAATCTCCAACAGCTAAACGGTGAGTTGGACAGTTAATGTTTGAGGACAGTAAAAACCAATAAAACAATAGGCTATGAAGTTTTGAATATTCTACCCATCGAAACACAAACAAATAGTTTTTTTGTCATTTGTTATAGGCAGTTTTTAAGGACATGTAGGGCCTAACTGTGGATCATTTCACCAATATCACTCTTTTATTGATGGAGCTGGCAGCGCCCAGTCTgaggtttctttctctctctctttctactctctgaTCTGAACAGGTTTTTTGAAAATTACTTTATGCATATCGAGTCGGGTGGGAAAGCCCCAGATCCATTTTGGAACCTGTAATGACCCCTAACACAGGGTGCCTGAGGACAGGATTCAATGACCTGCATTCAAGATCAACTGTACTCAAATGACAAAAAAACTATTTGTTTGTGTTTCGATGGGTAGAATATTCAAAACTTCATAGCCTATTGTTTTATTGGTTTTTACTGTCCTCAAACATTAACTGTCCAACTCACCGTTTAGCTGTTGGAGATTTGAGAGCTAAATGCACCAGGGCATTGCATGCATACAGGCCTAGACGTCCACTATATGATATTATAAAAATatatgggggcggcaggtagtttagtggttggagcgttggactaataactgaaaggttgcaagatcaaatccccaagctgataaggtaaaaatctgtcgttctgcccctgtacaaggcagttaatccactgttcctaggctgtcattgaaataagaatttgttctaaactgatttgcctagttaaataaaggtaaaacaattTTTTAAATAGAGTGGTTTAAGAATTGGGTCTTGTGCCAGAACTACTTGCATACGCTAGGCAGAAGTTATGTAATTAGAACGCATCCTGTTCCCTGTATTATGTCAACTTACATTTCCAGTTTTTCTTGTTGCATAAATTCAGATTTGGCATCCAAGCAGTTGTTTTGATTAAAGTGTATTGCTACAAGCAAAGTGCAATTATCATAATGTATAATTATACAGCATTTAACCTCTACACAGGGGTTTCCAAACTTTTTCACTCTTCCAGCATTGGGAAACATCCCGCGCCACCCctgcacaagcactgttcatgatacaaactgttcacacccctcttgttggtggagaaaatgttgcaggtttaaagcttatttcgtGCAATTCTTCACATGTtgtcatggggtgcaaagaaaCTTTGCAGTCTTAAAGctaattttcttgcaattctatacattttcccATGTTTAATGTGTACTCATgtgataaatacatttaaaaaacgttagctgacatgggatagttgatttggacattttgacaagttataaatagctctctaaggtatgcgaagactaacatgacaagaggaactgatgatgcactacccagtTTTGAAATGACatcttgtgcattctactattaaaACTTTCAGTTTAAAGCCGGATTgagttcctttaaaaaaaaatacattgtaaTAATATACTTTTGGGGGGGGGACCCGTGTCCCCCCTGCCGACCCCtcgccccacagtttgggaaccacttctctacagtacctgttcttCCCTTTTTGTCCCTGACGTGAAGGTGTGCTCCTAATGTGAGGAGTGTTTTGATTGTGCTTGTGTGGCCCTCCTGAAAATATAAAATATCAGGCATGATATAATATTATGCACACAATTTGCCTTTATGTACAGGATAGGCCTGATAATAGATGTTTACAGAATAGAGCTAACCTTGGCAGCGTAGTGCAGGGAAGTGAGCTGCATGTCAGTGGCTGTCTGGTTCACGTCCACTCCGAGGTCCCTCACTAGGAACTCTAGCGCCTCTTCCTGGGCTGTGACAGCAACCTGGTGCACTGGCTGGGCCCCCAGGATGTCTGCTGCAGTCGGAGAGGCCTGTGTGACACACGAGAATGcaagtatatacaggtcagtatcttattcaatgtccaacggtactggagtggttgaggTGGATTAATTTTCCCAAGGGGACTATGGTGGAATTTAAGTGAGATACAGACAAGTTGATTTTTTGGTGCAAATTTTTGTTATCTCAGATATGTTTTGATAGATGGAAATGTTATTTTCCTCCAGAGTCTCCAGTGTACCTGGTGCTTCTCCAGCAGTAGCTTGGCCACAGATATGTGTCCATTCCTCACTGCGTCCATAAATGGAGTGACCCCACAGCTGTCCCTGCCATCGGGAACATAACCACACCTGCAAACAGAGAAGTGAGGGTCAGTTAGCGCAACACCCACACACAATTACACATGATCACATTAACACACAGAGCCTCAACACTGACACTCTAACATGCCTTCTCACAAGTATGCAAATCCTCTGAGACATATCCTAATTCATacctcctctcacacacacacaaacatagacaaacacaccTCTGTACCAAGATGCTGACCACTTCTTCACAGCCGTGCATCGCTGTAGGAACAGAGAATAGACAGAGAAGGGTTAATGAaccagaaaaaaaatattttatgcaTATTGTTCAAAATACCTGTGAATATGTCCAGACCTGAGACATGTCTGATTTGTTAGCACAGTGATTACCTGCAGTGTGCAGAGGAGTCCTCAGCGTCTtgctctctgtcctccagacttCAGGTTTggccagtaggaggtgctgtatgACCGCTGGGTCTCCCTCCCTGCAGGCGATGTGGAAGGAGTTCCAGCCGTCCTTGTTCTTCAGCGTGGGGTCGGCCTCATGGGACAGCAGTTCCTGGATCACACCCAGGTTCCTCCGGGTGCAGGCCATCATCAGAGGGGTCCTGAAAGTAGAGGTGGGTCACGATGGTGGACCAGAATTGCACATATCTCAATTCACATACGTGTTGCATTTTGTGAGGTAATTTTTTGGGTGAACAATTGTTTTTATTGGGTCACAAAGGAAATACAATATGTTTTTACTCACACCCCAATTTTGTGTAGTATTTAATGATTTGTTATATTGTAGTATAACTAGTGTGTTTATAATGGTATACAATTCAGGCACGATAATATTACACGGACCTATTAAAATATTTCCTTCGAgccggatttgaaccagcgacctaagGATCTCAGCAGTTTGCCTCTACAGTCctccgctctaccaactgagctatcgaAGGGAGATATACGTCTTCAGAAAAAGCAGGATCGTATTCGTTAGTGCACAAGGAAGCAAAACGTTTAGCAACTGAAAAAAAACAAGCCTCTCTTATTTGACAAATTCTGGTAGTCCTTCCCCGTTTCGGCCGGTAGCTTCCATTTGCTCTCTAATGAATTTGACTCCGGTCATTCAATTAATCAGTACCTATATGATCAATTGAAACCAAAACTTTAATTGAATCTTAGAACAACTTATTTGTTATTTGGTATAcacgacacacacgcacacaaggtCACCACTGCTGTTACTAGTTATTATTACTATATATTTAAGCTGCTATACCAAGTTACTTCTCACTTTACTACTTATATAACAGTCATCATAattggacatatattattttataaatcATACTATTTATTCTATTGTGTACATTTCACAACGAGTTGTATTACTTGTATTGTTATTTATGGACTTGGCATTTGATTCTTGATTGATATTGTAATGCATTGTTGTGGAGAGTTAGCGAGTAAGCATTTATGCACATGACGAAAAAACTTCGATTTGATATGACATGGGCCGACGAAAATGTTTTCCTTCGAgccggatttgaaccagcgacctaagGATTTCAGCATTTAGCCTCTACAGTCctccgctctaccaactgagctatcgaAGGGGATATAAAGCGTAGGAAAAAAAGCGTTTTTCAATACATCTTTTCCTAAAAGAGACTTGAAAGTcggataaaaatatatatagaataACGTTGTCTTACTGTTTGCACATGGCTTGCGTGTTAATGTATGTCTCACCAATCAGCCTTTTTTAAGCAGTCTACTTTGGCTCCTTCATTGAGCAGATAGCTCAAACACTCCCGCTGTCCCATGGACGCAGCTTCATGCAGAGCTCTTTTGTAGTCGGTATTGTACAGCTCTATGTCCATCCCAATCTCTTTTACTAAAAATTGCACAATGTCCAAGTGGCCATGACGGGCGGCATAATGCATCAATGTATCACCCGATTTCCCGAAATGTTTTTTGTTGACAAAATGTGCAACAATGTTGCCACTAAGTTCCTTTTTAAGTGTGCACAATTCGCCATCCTGGGTAAGCTTGATTAAATATTTCAATGCGTTCTCATCATCCATTGAACATATACATGTAATAAAATTAACTATTTGACACAATTTAAACTGCTAAAATAGCTTGATGCTGTATTTGATCAGAAGCTAGGGTGACAAGTAGCTTAAATGGTGACGCGTAGGTTAAATTGTTGGTCAACCAAAAGCCTACACATTTCAATTGAGTTCTACTCTACTTtttacattaaaaacacaaaaGACAGGAAATGTGAACTTAATACCTGACAATAATACGTTAAAGCAATGCACAATGCACACTGTTCTACCATAGGCTATAGGCTAAAATAGCTTGCACCATGATCCTGCAAGAAATTCGGTTATACACTCTGATCGTCCAGTAGGCTGTAGCAGAATTGTGCACTGGGGCTTGTAGTTTTTGAAATTCATTACTCTCAAAATAACTTCTATTGAATGATAATGCATAGGTTGAGGTGTATTACATTTAATTGATTTAGACTTTGTAAATAACTTCTGCTTGCAATGGTAGTTGTCACAAATTATGTAGGCCTATATAGTAAAGTTATTCAATTGTAGGCCTATAGATCTACTTTTCTTTTTACAATAGGCTAAAACATGTAAAGGTaagctataaaaaaaaacatgcatcctatgAGAAATAATTTAGGAAGCACAGTTGCTATTGTAGAGTGTAACGCAATCTCAGTAATTATCTACAAGAAGGCATGTGGCACCCGCGGAGCTTTCCATGGGTGGACAAGATGAGGCACATCTGGAAAGAACTtcctgaagaagaaaaaaaaagtaaaGTTGAGTGGGTGAAGGAGCTTCTCTTTGTAGCATTTATTCAGCTTGGCTGAATATTAGCTTGGCCAGACGTGTCCGGATGGAGTGGTCCTCGATGACACCCAGCTTGATGTTGGTGCC of the Salvelinus alpinus chromosome 37, SLU_Salpinus.1, whole genome shotgun sequence genome contains:
- the ankrd16 gene encoding ankyrin repeat domain-containing protein 16 isoform X1 — translated: MDDENALKYLIKLTQDGELCTLKKELSGNIVAHFVNKKHFGKSGDTLMHYAARHGHLDIVQFLVKEIGMDIELYNTDYKRALHEAASMGQRECLSYLLNEGAKVDCLKKADWTPLMMACTRRNLGVIQELLSHEADPTLKNKDGWNSFHIACREGDPAVIQHLLLAKPEVWRTESKTLRTPLHTAAMHGCEEVVSILVQRCGYVPDGRDSCGVTPFMDAVRNGHISVAKLLLEKHQASPTAADILGAQPVHQVAVTAQEEALEFLVRDLGVDVNQTATDMQLTSLHYAAKEGHTSTIKTLLTLGAHLHVRDKKGRTALHMACIGQHAEAVRTLLQLGLVDMVDASGTTAQQLAKKTDVLRVFECDLT
- the ankrd16 gene encoding ankyrin repeat domain-containing protein 16 isoform X2; translated protein: MDDENALKYLIKLTQDGELCTLKKELSGNIVAHFVNKKHFGKSGDTLMHYAARHGHLDIVQFLVKEIGMDIELYNTDYKRALHEAASMGQRECLSYLLNEGAKVDCLKKADWTPLMMACTRRNLGVIQELLSHEADPTLKNKDGWNSFHIACREGDPAVIQHLLLAKPEVWRTESKTLRTPLHTAAMHGCEEVVSILVQRCGYVPDGRDSCGVTPFMDAVRNGHISVAKLLLEKHQASPTAADILGAQPVHQVAVTAQEEALEFLVRDLGVDVNQTATDMQLTSLHYAAKLFIWRA